In Pristiophorus japonicus isolate sPriJap1 chromosome 2, sPriJap1.hap1, whole genome shotgun sequence, one genomic interval encodes:
- the LOC139229036 gene encoding putative nuclease HARBI1, with protein sequence MGDRQTDKEDQADLQPHTTQRTALKVETKVTIALNFYATGSFQSATADIGNISQFSAHRCIRQVTDGLYTRRVHYISFPMTRDKQVERQIVYAQIAGFLRVQNAIDYTHVGSRAPIQHAEIFMNRNGFHSLNVQLVCNLQRRILAVDVRYPVSSHNSFILLQTSVLAFFTGPNQDCCWLLGDKGYPMSTWLLTPLQNPRAAPEHANNAIHCGTRCIIEHCIGILKQSFRCLDRSGGTL encoded by the coding sequence ATCTCCAGCCTCACACAACACAGAGGACCGCCCTGAAAgtagagaccaaggtcaccattgcattgaatttttatgccacggggtctttccagtctgccactgcagacattggcaacatctcgcAATTCTCCgcacatcggtgcatccggcaggtcacagatggACTGTACACGAGAAGGGTCCATTACATCTCCTTCccaatgacaagggacaaacaggtggagcggcagatCGTATATGCCCAAATTGCAGGCTTCCTGAGGGTGCAGAATGCGATAGACTACACACACGTTGGGTCGAGGGCGCCAATACAACACGCCGAGATCTTCATGAACCGCAACgggttccactcgctgaatgtgcagctcgtatgtaatctccagcgtcggatcctggcagttgatgtgagataTCCAGTAAGCAGCCATAATTCGTTCATTCTGCTCCAGACCAGTGTGCTCGCCTTCTTCacaggcccaaatcaggattgctgttggctgcttggggacaagggatatcccatgtccacttggctgctcactccactgcagaatcccagggcagcgccagagcatgcaaacAATGCCATTCattgtggcaccaggtgcatcatcgagcactgcataggcatccttaaacagagtttccggtgcctggaccggtctggtggcaccttgtag